One Brassica napus cultivar Da-Ae chromosome C2, Da-Ae, whole genome shotgun sequence DNA window includes the following coding sequences:
- the LOC125581481 gene encoding protein AIG2 A-like: protein MSSSVSPSHNVFVYGSFQEPAVVGFILECTPVIVSAQLHGFHRYRLKGRLHPCIAPFETGVINGKVLTGLTDAQLENLDMIEGDEYERKTVEVVLTEWKRLHMEKFIEASKKFIEWKKNPNGKTREEFAKFVNEDPPVA from the exons atgagtagTTCTGTATCTCCGTCGCACAATGTCTTCGTCTATGGCAGTTTCCAGGAACCAGCAGTCGTGGGTTTCATCCTCGAATGCACTCCCGTCATCGTATCCGCTCAACTCCACGGCTT TCACAGGTACAGACTCAAAGGGCGTTTGCATCCTTGTATTGCTCCTTTTGAGACCGGAGTTATCAACGGCAAG GTACTAACCGGATTAACAGATGCTCAGCTAGAGAACTTAGATATGATTGAAGGAGATGAATACGAGAGAAAAACTGTTGAGGTTGTATTGACC GAGTGGAAGCGGCTTCACATGGAGAAGTTCATAGAGGCATCGAAGAAGTTCATCGAATGGAAGAAGAATCCAAATGGCAAAACAAGGGAAGAGTTTGCCAAATTTGTAAACGAAGATCCTCCCGTGGCTTGA
- the LOC106378717 gene encoding glutathione S-transferase T3-like, with product MDSNPYRNLNFVDLLQSQQDSSGFESSALPTFGSQATEGCNFEEISPAERKEKRSWSPTEDVVLISAWLNTSKDPVVGNEQRSVAFWKRIAAYFNASPKLVGCETRESSQCKQRWHKINDLVCKFCGAFEAATRERSSGQNENDVLKLAHEIFFSNHKKKFTLEHAWKELRNDQKWSELSTAKNDGSSKKRKVDDASQSETSQAIETDDERTNRPRGVKASKANGKKAMVDGKDFAKFQTMWTIKKQDLEIKERLSKMKLLDSLLGKQEPLQDYEEALKQKLITELMSN from the coding sequence ATGGATTCCAATCCATATaggaatttaaattttgttgatCTTCTTCAAAGTCAACAAGATAGTTCCGGTTTTGAATCCTCTGCTCTTCCAACATTCGGCAGTCAAGCTACTGAAGGCTGCAACTTCGAAGAGATCAGTCCTGCAGAGCGTAAAGAAAAAAGGAGTTGGAGTCCAACAGAAGATGTCGTGCTCATCAGTGCGTGGCTGAACACAAGCAAAGATCCCGTTGTTGGGAATGAGCAGAGGTCAGTTGCATTCTGGAAAAGAATCGCAGCTTACTTCAATGCCAGTCCCAAGCTTGTTGGATGTGAAACGAGGGAGTCGTCTCAGTGCAAGCAAAGATGGCACAAGATCAATGACCTGGTCTGTAAGTTTTGTGGAGCGTTTGAGGCTGCAACCAGGGAGAGAAGTAGTGggcaaaatgagaatgatgttcTCAAACTTGCCCACGAAATCTTCTTTAGCAACCACAAAAAGAAGTTCACCTTAGAGCATGCGTGGAAGGAATTGCGCAATGACCAGAAGTGGTCTGAGCTATCTACTGCAAAAAATGATGGAAGTTCGAAGAAGAGGAAGGTTGATGACGCTTCACAGTCAGAGACCTCTCAAGCAATTGAAACCGATGATGAAAGAACTAACCGTCCTCGTGGCGTTAAGGCGTCAAAAGCTAATGGGAAGAAGGCAATGGTTGATGGCAAGGATTTTGCTAAGTTCCAGACGATGTGGACGATCAAGAAGCAGGATTTGGAGATAAAGGAAAGGCTGTCCAAGATGAAGCTACTGGACAGTCTCCTTGGAAAACAAGAACCGCTACAAGATTATGAGGAAGCGCTGAAGCAGAAACTCATAACTGAGTTGATGTCTAATTAG